The following proteins are co-located in the Desulfatitalea tepidiphila genome:
- a CDS encoding efflux RND transporter periplasmic adaptor subunit → MALNTYRNEPLQWIAVLLLFAAPMVWCGCDRDKGRQSGPPPVPQVGTVTIEPQSVELTTELPGRTSAYQVADIRPQVNGIIQKRLFKEGSDVKTGQQLYQIDPALFQVKYNSAKASLAKAQANLPSIQSRAERYRELIADRAVSQQDVDDAAAALEQAKADIAYWQAAVEAARIDLAYTRVNAPFSGRIGRSHIKTGSLVTAYQPQALATLQQLDPIYVDVVQSSAELLRLRRNLETGLLSSEAASRKKVRIVLEDGTPYPLEGTLQFSDVTVDPTTGSYSLRIIVPNPDHILLPGMFVRAIVSEGIAPQALLVPQQGVSRTPKGEPVALIVDPDNTVQQRALTLDRAIGDRWLIASGLAAGDRLIIEGMLNVRPGAKVAPVSMDKTGEKSETNAASGAPAGSKK, encoded by the coding sequence ATGGCACTGAATACCTATCGCAATGAACCCCTGCAATGGATAGCCGTTCTGTTGCTGTTCGCCGCGCCAATGGTCTGGTGCGGTTGTGACCGGGACAAAGGACGCCAGTCAGGACCTCCGCCCGTCCCGCAGGTCGGCACGGTCACCATTGAACCGCAGTCTGTCGAGTTGACCACCGAGTTGCCCGGACGCACTTCCGCCTACCAGGTGGCCGATATCCGACCCCAGGTGAACGGCATCATCCAGAAACGGCTGTTCAAAGAGGGCTCGGATGTCAAAACCGGCCAGCAGCTGTACCAGATCGATCCCGCTCTTTTCCAGGTCAAGTACAATTCGGCCAAAGCGTCACTGGCCAAAGCCCAGGCCAATCTGCCATCGATCCAGTCCAGGGCCGAACGCTACCGCGAACTGATTGCCGACAGGGCGGTCAGCCAGCAGGACGTTGACGATGCGGCCGCGGCCCTGGAACAAGCCAAGGCCGACATCGCGTATTGGCAGGCGGCCGTCGAAGCGGCGCGCATCGACCTGGCGTATACCCGCGTCAACGCACCCTTTTCAGGACGCATCGGCCGCAGTCATATCAAAACCGGAAGCCTGGTAACCGCCTATCAACCCCAGGCGCTGGCGACGTTGCAGCAGCTTGATCCCATCTACGTGGATGTGGTTCAATCCTCGGCCGAACTGCTGCGCCTGAGGCGCAACCTGGAAACCGGGCTGCTCAGCAGCGAAGCGGCCAGCCGCAAGAAGGTGCGCATCGTCTTAGAAGACGGCACGCCCTATCCCCTGGAAGGCACCTTACAGTTCTCCGATGTGACGGTGGACCCCACGACCGGCTCCTACTCGCTGCGGATCATCGTCCCCAATCCGGACCATATCCTGCTGCCCGGCATGTTCGTGCGGGCGATCGTCAGCGAAGGCATCGCCCCACAGGCCCTGCTGGTGCCCCAACAGGGCGTGAGCCGCACGCCCAAGGGAGAACCGGTCGCACTGATCGTCGACCCGGACAACACGGTCCAGCAGAGGGCGTTGACGCTCGATCGCGCCATCGGAGACCGATGGCTGATCGCATCGGGTTTGGCGGCCGGAGACCGGCTGATCATCGAAGGGATGCTCAACGTCCGGCCCGGTGCCAAAGTGGCCCCTGTTTCCATGGACAAAACCGGCGAGAAATCTGAAACGAATGCCGCAAGCGGCGCACCCGCGGGGTCGAAGAAGTAA